The following coding sequences are from one Mustela lutreola isolate mMusLut2 chromosome 5, mMusLut2.pri, whole genome shotgun sequence window:
- the POU5F2 gene encoding POU domain, class 5, transcription factor 2, whose protein sequence is MAGNRPSDFSPLPGSGRGGPRGPMPVRVGAPIWLSAQAVPSMLMIRPGISPGPEGWEVPLGPRPYGFYSGMAPHRPRVGAGEAGPRFRSPSEGAFRRPYMVLQCTPSLVLPEDVSKVEKEMEQLAKELRQKRMALGYSQADVGFAMGALFGRVLSQTTICRFESQQLSLANMWKLRPLLKMWLEEVDTKNFLGIRKMEMILRQARKQRRANRENRIRNNLEQLFLQCPKPTPQQISCIADQLRLQKELVQVWFHNRIKMDRQPTIDFSPPADVGAAGPPFPGGPVCFPLASGIHFGAPHYEEPYFIPMYSPTPFPVSGTFLSARVNAQGHPRLSN, encoded by the coding sequence ATGGCCGGAAACAGGCCCTCAGACTTCTCCCCACTGCCAGGCAGTGGTAGGGGCGGGCCCAGAGGGCCAATGCCAGTGCGGGTTGGTGCTCCGATCTGGTTGAGTGCCCAGGCCGTTCCCAGCATGCTGATGATCCGACCAGGGATCAGCCCAGGCCCTGAGGGGTGGGAGGTGCCCCTGGGTCCACGACCCTACGGATTCTACAGTGGGATGGCACCCCACAGGCCCAGGGTCGGAGCTGGTGAGGCTGGGCCCCGGTTCCGGAGCCCCTCGGAGGGCGCCTTCCGGAGACCCTACATGGTCCTGCAATGCACCCCAAGTTTGGTGCTGCCAGAGGACGTCTCGAAGGTAGAGAAAGAGATGGAGCAGCTGGCCAAAGAGCTGAGGCAAAAGAGGATGGCCCTGGGGTATTCACAGGCCGACGTGGGGTTCGCCATGGGGGCTCTTTTTGGAAGAGTGCTTAGCCAGACAACCATCTGCCGCTTCGAGTCCCAGCAGCTCAGCCTCGCCAACATGTGGAAGCTGCGGCCACTACTGAAAATGTGGCTGGAGGAGGTGGACACCAAGAACTTTCTGGGCATACGCAAAATGGAGATGATCCTGCGGCAGGCTCGGAAGCAGAGACGGGCAAACAGGGAGAATCGCATCCGAAACAACCTGGAGCAACTCTTCTTGCAGTGCCCGAAGCCCACACCCCAGCAAATCAGCTGCATCGCTGACCAGCTCCGGCTGCAGAAGGAGCTGGTCCAAGTTTGGTTCCATAACCGGATCAAGATGGATCGTCAGCCAACCATTGATTTCTCCCCACCGGCGGATGTGGGGGCAGCCGGGCCTCCTTTCCCAGGGGGACCAGTGTGCTTTCCCCTGGCATCAGGGATCCATTTTGGTGCCCCGCACTACGAAGAGCCCTACTTTATACCCATGTATTCCCCTACCCCTTTCCCTGTGTCAGGGACCTTCCTCTCTGCCCGAGTCAACGCTCAGGGCCACCCCAGGCTTTCAAACTGA